The following proteins come from a genomic window of Enterobacter chengduensis:
- the pssA gene encoding CDP-diacylglycerol--serine O-phosphatidyltransferase, with the protein MLSKFKRNKHQQHLAQLPKISQSVDDVEFFYAPAHFRETLLEKIASATRRICIVALYLEQDEGGRAILDALYEAKRQRPELDVRVLVDWHRAQRGRIGAAASNTNADWYCRTAQENPGVDVPVFGVPVNTREALGVLHFKGFIIDDSVLYSGASLNDVYLHQLDKYRYDRYHLIRNPQMADIMFNWVDKNLVHGRGVNRLDDPERPKSPEIKNDVRAFRQELRDAVYHFQGDANNEELSVTPLVGLGKSSLLNKTIFHLMPCAEQKLTICTPYFNLPAVLVRNIIQLLREGKKVEIIVGDKTANDFFIPEDQPFKIIGALPYLYEINLRRFLSRLQYYVNTDQLVVRLWKDEDNSYHLKGMWVDDEWMLLTGNNLNPRAWRLDLENAILIHDPQHELAAKRERELELIRTHTTVVNHYRELQSIADYPVKVRKLIRRLRRIRIDRLISRIL; encoded by the coding sequence ATGTTGTCAAAATTTAAGCGTAATAAACATCAACAACACCTTGCTCAACTACCGAAGATTTCTCAGTCAGTTGATGATGTAGAGTTCTTTTACGCTCCCGCTCATTTTCGGGAGACGCTTCTGGAAAAGATTGCCAGCGCCACGCGACGCATTTGCATCGTGGCCCTGTATCTTGAACAGGATGAAGGCGGGCGCGCGATCCTTGATGCGCTCTATGAGGCCAAACGTCAGCGCCCGGAACTTGATGTTCGCGTGCTGGTAGACTGGCATCGCGCTCAGCGTGGCCGCATTGGCGCTGCAGCGTCAAATACTAATGCTGACTGGTATTGCCGCACGGCGCAGGAAAACCCCGGCGTTGACGTGCCTGTTTTTGGCGTACCGGTGAACACCCGTGAGGCGCTCGGCGTTCTTCACTTCAAGGGGTTTATCATTGATGACAGCGTGCTATACAGCGGCGCAAGTCTCAATGATGTTTACCTTCATCAGCTCGATAAATATCGCTACGACCGTTACCATCTGATCCGTAATCCACAGATGGCCGATATCATGTTCAACTGGGTTGATAAAAATCTGGTTCATGGCCGCGGCGTTAATCGCCTTGACGATCCCGAGCGTCCTAAAAGCCCGGAAATCAAAAATGATGTTCGCGCCTTCCGCCAGGAGCTGCGTGATGCGGTCTATCATTTCCAGGGCGATGCGAACAACGAAGAGTTATCCGTTACCCCGCTGGTCGGGCTCGGCAAATCCAGCCTGCTGAACAAAACGATCTTCCATCTGATGCCGTGTGCGGAGCAGAAGCTCACCATCTGCACGCCGTACTTCAACCTTCCTGCCGTGCTGGTGCGCAATATTATTCAGCTGCTGCGCGAGGGTAAAAAAGTGGAAATCATCGTGGGTGATAAAACGGCAAACGACTTCTTCATTCCTGAAGATCAGCCGTTCAAAATCATCGGTGCGCTGCCTTACCTCTATGAGATTAACCTGCGACGTTTCCTGAGCCGTTTACAGTATTACGTCAATACGGACCAGCTGGTGGTGCGCCTCTGGAAAGATGAAGACAACAGCTACCATCTGAAAGGAATGTGGGTCGACGATGAGTGGATGCTGCTGACCGGTAACAACCTTAATCCACGCGCGTGGCGACTGGATCTGGAAAACGCTATCCTGATCCATGACCCGCAGCATGAGTTAGCCGCAAAACGTGAACGCGAGCTGGAGCTGATTCGCACCCATACGACAGTGGTTAATCATTACCGCGAACTGCAGAGCATTGCCGATTATCCGGTGAAAGTGCGCAAGCTTATCCGCCGCTTACGTCGTATCCGTATCGACCGACTTATCAGCCGTATTCTGTAA